One stretch of Candidatus Baltobacteraceae bacterium DNA includes these proteins:
- a CDS encoding enoyl-CoA hydratase/isomerase family protein: MSEHVTYATREKTAILTLNRADKMNALTPEMRGALLEYLAQAETDANVAAIILRAEGERAFCAGADLSELKTRTWKTEMSDAAKLRRALPRTLEEMGKPVIAALHGYVLGAGLEVAMACTIRVAADTATFGLPELKHGVVPGSGGTQRLPRLVGMSFAMDMMLTGRSLDAQTALSVGLVSRVVPAARLLDEAHAVAETIAKLDPFAVKAAKAATLRSFRRDLDSDIEEERRWFALCLVEKESQK, translated from the coding sequence ATGAGCGAGCACGTCACGTACGCAACGCGCGAAAAAACTGCAATTCTCACCCTGAACCGCGCGGACAAGATGAATGCGCTCACGCCGGAGATGCGCGGCGCGCTGCTCGAGTATCTTGCGCAAGCCGAGACCGATGCAAATGTCGCGGCGATCATCTTGCGTGCCGAGGGCGAGCGCGCGTTTTGCGCCGGCGCAGACTTGAGCGAGCTGAAAACGCGCACCTGGAAAACGGAGATGAGCGACGCCGCCAAGCTGCGGCGCGCATTGCCGCGCACGCTCGAAGAGATGGGCAAGCCCGTCATTGCAGCACTGCACGGTTACGTTCTCGGCGCGGGCCTCGAGGTTGCGATGGCGTGCACGATTCGTGTCGCGGCCGATACGGCGACCTTCGGCTTACCGGAGCTCAAGCACGGCGTCGTCCCGGGCAGCGGCGGCACGCAGCGCTTGCCGCGTCTCGTCGGAATGAGCTTTGCGATGGACATGATGCTCACGGGACGCTCGCTCGACGCGCAAACCGCGCTCAGCGTCGGGCTCGTGAGCCGGGTCGTACCCGCCGCGCGATTGCTCGATGAAGCGCACGCGGTTGCCGAAACGATTGCGAAGCTCGATCCGTTTGCGGTGAAAGCCGCCAAAGCCGCGACGCTGCGTTCGTTCCGCCGCGACCTCGACTCCGATATCGAAGAAGAACGCCGCTGGTTCGCGCTTTGTCTCGTGGAGAAAGAGTCGCAGAAGTGA
- a CDS encoding enolase C-terminal domain-like protein, which translates to MIAVDRIEQLRAWRLSLPLTRPYHLSLGAIEAFDTILIEASDGRHSGVGEATYLTGYTDETVDAAWESVKELSALVAGKTATAARARLGDLLSSAPFTVTAFVTALDMLEEKPLLRVDELTRVPLLTLLQAETGAEIETEIAAAIERGFSTLKIKVGFDADVDLGRVATIQRINRGRCALRLDANQGYTREDAIRFSTSLDPDAIELFEQPCDKSDWDSAVAVARVSNVPMMLDESIYGAADIERVAQLDAARYVKLKLMKAGSVDTLARDLAKIRALGMEPVLGNGVACDVSNWMEACVARGLVTNALESNGFLKPRRSYLKTPLLFERGAIVLEPNWTPQLDMDAVQAQVQAHTECRA; encoded by the coding sequence GTGATCGCGGTCGATCGGATCGAGCAACTCCGGGCGTGGCGTCTCTCGTTGCCGCTCACGCGGCCCTATCATCTCTCGCTCGGTGCGATCGAGGCGTTCGATACGATTCTCATCGAAGCGAGCGACGGACGCCACTCAGGAGTTGGGGAAGCGACGTATCTCACCGGGTACACCGACGAAACGGTCGACGCGGCTTGGGAAAGCGTCAAAGAATTATCTGCGCTCGTCGCCGGCAAGACCGCTACTGCAGCGCGCGCCCGTCTGGGAGATCTGCTTTCGAGCGCACCGTTCACGGTGACGGCGTTCGTTACGGCGCTCGACATGCTCGAAGAGAAGCCGCTCCTGCGCGTGGACGAGCTCACGCGCGTGCCGCTGCTCACGCTGCTCCAAGCCGAGACCGGCGCCGAGATCGAAACGGAGATCGCGGCTGCGATCGAGCGCGGCTTTTCAACCCTGAAAATCAAAGTTGGTTTCGACGCCGATGTGGATCTGGGCCGCGTCGCGACGATTCAGCGCATCAATCGTGGACGCTGCGCATTGCGTCTCGACGCCAATCAAGGTTATACGCGCGAGGATGCGATTCGGTTTTCCACGTCGCTCGATCCCGATGCGATCGAGCTTTTCGAACAGCCCTGCGATAAAAGCGATTGGGACTCTGCCGTCGCGGTTGCGCGCGTTTCGAACGTCCCGATGATGCTCGACGAATCGATCTACGGTGCTGCCGACATCGAACGCGTCGCGCAGCTCGATGCGGCGCGCTACGTCAAGCTCAAGCTCATGAAAGCCGGCTCGGTCGACACCTTAGCGCGCGATCTCGCGAAGATACGCGCGCTGGGTATGGAGCCCGTGCTCGGCAACGGTGTTGCCTGCGACGTGAGCAACTGGATGGAAGCCTGCGTCGCGCGCGGCCTCGTAACGAACGCTTTGGAATCGAACGGATTCCTCAAACCTCGCCGTTCGTATTTGAAAACGCCGCTACTGTTCGAGCGCGGTGCGATCGTCTTGGAACCGAACTGGACACCCCAGCTCGACATGGATGCCGTTCAAGCGCAAGTCCAGGCACATACGGAATGCCGGGCCTAG
- the glmS gene encoding methylaspartate mutase subunit S produces the protein MPGLGRTLVTGVIGSDTHIVGNRILTMALEEAGYKVVSLGALTPAGEFIAAAVETNADAILVSSLYGQGELDCRGFRELCIEAGLQDILIYVGGNLVVGKQPWEEVEQRFLAMGFDRAFPPGTRTEDVVAILAQDFTAREKVG, from the coding sequence ATGCCGGGCCTAGGCCGCACGCTCGTCACCGGAGTTATCGGATCCGACACGCACATCGTCGGGAATCGCATTCTCACGATGGCGCTCGAGGAGGCCGGCTATAAAGTCGTCTCGCTCGGTGCGTTGACGCCGGCCGGGGAATTCATCGCAGCGGCGGTCGAGACGAATGCCGACGCAATCCTCGTCAGCTCGCTCTACGGTCAGGGAGAGCTCGATTGCCGCGGCTTTCGCGAATTGTGCATCGAAGCCGGATTGCAAGATATCCTCATCTACGTCGGCGGAAATCTCGTGGTCGGCAAGCAGCCGTGGGAAGAAGTCGAGCAACGTTTTCTCGCAATGGGCTTCGATCGCGCGTTCCCGCCCGGCACGCGAACCGAAGACGTCGTTGCGATTCTTGCACAAGATTTCACCGCACGGGAAAAAGTCGGATGA